In Verrucomicrobiia bacterium, one genomic interval encodes:
- a CDS encoding FkbM family methyltransferase, which produces MKLRHWLRYKFLHDTTWHGQFAALGRLLLKRPVIEPVVVDVGAHDGFFSSNSYPFIKRGWRALLIEPHPGAFEKAQQLHRNHPSVTVLNLACSDHEGREELNLFQGDEAGSLSALSGAGAVTASKRGIARAITVQVTVLEALLRHHRIPERFGLLTVDTEGQDFAVLRGLNLSHFRPRAIITEKYNDDTSKFDHLQKHGYQLYADLEHDTVWTVLEV; this is translated from the coding sequence ATGAAACTCAGACACTGGTTGCGGTACAAGTTCCTCCACGATACCACCTGGCACGGCCAGTTTGCTGCGCTTGGCCGCCTGTTGTTGAAACGTCCGGTGATCGAACCCGTTGTGGTGGACGTGGGCGCCCATGACGGATTTTTTAGTTCGAATTCCTACCCATTCATCAAACGGGGTTGGCGGGCGTTGCTGATCGAACCCCACCCGGGCGCATTCGAGAAGGCGCAGCAATTGCATCGCAATCACCCCTCGGTCACGGTCCTCAACCTGGCCTGCAGTGACCACGAGGGCCGGGAGGAGCTGAATCTGTTTCAGGGGGACGAGGCAGGAAGCCTCTCCGCTCTCTCCGGTGCCGGTGCCGTCACCGCCTCAAAACGCGGCATCGCCCGGGCCATCACCGTTCAGGTCACCGTGCTCGAAGCGCTCCTGCGACATCACCGGATTCCGGAGCGGTTCGGCCTCCTGACAGTGGACACCGAGGGACAGGACTTCGCGGTTCTCCGTGGCCTCAACCTTTCGCACTTCAGGCCGCGTGCCATCATCACGGAGAAATATAACGACGACACTTCCAAGTTTGATCATCTCCAAAAGCACGGCTACCAACTCTACGCGGATCTGGAGCACGACACCGTCTGGACCGTCCTCGAGGTCTGA